In the Apodemus sylvaticus chromosome 3, mApoSyl1.1, whole genome shotgun sequence genome, TTGGCTTTTTGCAATCATGGCTTATGATAGGTATGTGGCCATTTGCCATCCTCTCAGATACAAAGTCATCATGAGCCCTTTGCTGCGTGGGTCACTGGTggctttctgtgggttctggggtatCACCTGTGCCCTGATCTATACTGTTTCTGCTATGATTCTTCCCTACTGCGGCCCCAATGAGATCAACCACTTCTTCTGTGAAGTGCCAGCTGTCCTGAAGTTGGCCTGTGCAGACACCTCTCTCAACGACCAGGTGGACTTCATCCtaggcttcatccttctcttggtTCCGCTCTCCCTCATCATTGTTGTCTACATCAATATCTTTGCTGCTATCTTGAGGATCCGCTCAACTCAAGGGCGGATCAAGGCCTTCTCCACCTGTGTGTCCCACATCACTGTGGTCACCATGTTTTCTATCCCGTGTATGGTTATGTACATGAGGCCTGGCTCTGAGTCCTCCCCAGAAGAGGACAAGAAGCTGGCTCTCTTCTACAATGTCATCTCCGCCTTCCTCAACCCCATCATCTACAGCCTTCGTAATAAAGATGTGAAAAGGGCTTTTCTCAAGGTGGTGGGCAGCAGCAAAGGGTCAGGGTGAAGGCTGGGGTTGTGAGACTAGTAGCCTTCTGGAACAGTCTCCATGCAGCTTTCTTCAATGAGAAAGTCTTCCATATGATACTACATTACATCCAGTGAGCTGACTTGGTTCAACATCACTTAACTTATTGGAGACTTTATTGGGATGTCACCGTGTATTACATGTACTCTTTTGGCATATGATTTTATATGATCAAAGAACATGTGGGcatatgttcatatatacatgttCAAAAAACTCCATCTGGGTATAGAACTATTCCATCACCACAAAAGGTAACATTCTATTTAGTCCCCAACTCTAAGTTCTGATACGGATGCCATTGTTAATTTCCTCACCCTCCCCCATGACTTCCTCATTCTTTGAATGTTACATAAACAGAGGCAGTATGTGATGTTGGGGGGGAGGGTCTGAAAACCCCCTTTGACCCATCTAAAGCATTGTATATAACAGTAGTATGCTTCTATTTTTGCAGTAGTATATATTCCTTATTTTCCACAGTATAATTTGCCTACAATAGTGATAATTTCTATTCTTTGGCTATTCCATATAAAGTTTCTATGAATATTCATGtgaagttctttttctcttttttaatagtTTAATGACATTTGGTCATTTATTGTGAGAGGGGACAAGTGTGCATGTGGCAGTGGAAGGACAGCTATGGGAGTCAGGTCACTCGTCTACTATGTGGGACCTGAAGGTTGAACTCAGGTGGCCATAGCTGCACATGCTTTGTCTGCTGAGCCTCTCTCCCTGGCCCTCGCATGCAGACTTTTGgagaaaagtttttcttttcttctcttctcttttcttttcttttcttttcttttcttttcttttcttctcttttcttttccttttcttatcaCCTCTGGAATAAACACACAGGATGTGATTGTCAGGGCATATGATATGTGTATAGTTCAgcttataataatattttaatcctCAGTTAGGTGCCATTTCACATATATCAGAGTGCACTTAAACAGATGCACTGGAAGGCTGTGGAGCACTGAGAATCCTTACACTTCTGGAAGGATGTAAGTCAGTATTGCTGCTTTTGAAAAcagtctgccagttcctcaaATATCAACGTAGAGGGACACATGGTCCATCCATATTCCTCTCATAATACATACCTAACAGAAGTTAAAACATAACCATTATGCAAAAATGTACACACTtgtggctagagaaatggctcagctcaccgactgttcttccagaggcccctgattggattcccagcatccatgtgataACTGCACACATGTGGCTCACAGAATGCATGCAGGCCaaacatgtaaaaatatatattttttaaaatgtatatacttaGAAATTAAGAGGTTTTTTTTGGAACCCAGGAGGTTGAGGACAGCTGCTCCATGGCTGTCATCATGTCACAATTGAATGGCACTGCAAATGATATGTATATCGTTTGGACTAccatgagaaaaagagaaagaaagaaggttggGAGGCCCATGAATAttcaaagaagggaaaaaaaaagattgacctGAAGGCTAAGCTCTACCGTAAACAGGTAAACAGCGTAAACAGCGCCACGCTgagaaaatacagaagaaaaagacTGTTGAGATGCACGAGAGGAGAAACACCAAGCAGAAGGATGGCACGCAGACTCCACAGGGAGCAATCCCTGCCTACCTGCTGGACAGAGAGGGCAGTACAGGGCAAAAGTGCTTTCCACCATGATTAAGCGGAAACGGAAAGAAAAGGCAGGAAAATGGGAGGTCCCTCTACCCAGAATTCATGCCCAAGGAGAAACAGAAGTATTGAAAGTTATTCgagcaggaaaaagaaaaaagaaggcatgGAGGAGAATGGTTACTAAAGTTTGTCTGCTTTGTTGGTGATGGCTTTACAGGAAAACCACCTAAATATGAAAGGTTCATTAGGCCAATGGGTGTGCGTTTCAAAAAAGCCCACGTCACACACCCTGAGCTGAAAGCCACCTTTTGCCTTCCAATACTTAGTATGAAAAAGAGTCCATCACCCCCATTATATACAACCCTGGGTGTGAGCTCCAAAGGTACAGTGATTGAAGTGAATGTGAGTGCGTTGGGCCTCGAGACACAAGGAGGCAAGGTTAGTTGGGGAAAGTCTGCCCAAGTCACAAACAGTCCTGAAAATGATGGGTGCATAAATGTGGTCTTGCTGGTTTGACAGTGACATCATACAAGTCATTCCACTCAATACTGAAGACTGCTCACCGTCAGGAAAATACCATCGCTGGAATCTTCCTGAATCACCAAGCAGCCTTACCCCATGCGCAGTCATCAAGAAGTATTTATTAAACTGTGatggaaaataaaacactgtccaatttaaaaaaatgtttatacttgtggtcatagcaactttattcattccaattaaaaagaaagatcATCAACTCAAAGTCTGTTAGgtgaatgtataaataaaatatgttattccCACATAATAGGATATATTTTGCactaaaagtaaacaaatacaacgtatataatatatacattatatactacatatacatatatgctacaGTATTGATTTgtcttgaaaaaattaaagaagattcTTGCAAAAATTCATGtagtgccgggcagtggtggtgcacacctttaatcccagcacttgggaggcagaggcaggtggatttctgagttcgaggacagcttggtatacagagtgagttccaagacagccaggactatgcagagaaaccctgtcttgaaaaacaacaacaaaaaaactaaaccaaaccaaaccaaataacaataacagcagcagcaaattCATGTAGCATGCCATCCCATCTATATGAAATATCCAGAATAATCAAGTTCTTAGGAAGATAAGGTAGATCCATATACTTGTTGGTCCTAGGGGTATGGTGGGCATGGAGGTGCAATTACTTTTACAAGTGTGGCATTTCTTTTGGGGCAATGAAAATGCTCTAAGACTATATCATGCTAATAGATAGGAAACTGAGCTGTATACATGAACTTCAGAACATGTGAATTATACCTAGATGAAGTTGTTTTCAAACAGAATGTGCCAGTGTGCTTTCTGGAAAGACTGTGCAATCTGGCACTCAGTTTGGATATATGAGCTCCCATTGTTCTGCAGGTTACCCTGAGGTAAGTGTAGTCAGTATTTTCTTACTTTAGTCAGTCTCATAGGCTAAGCAGCATGGCGGTGCCATTGTGTGCATCTGTACTCAATTAACAGCCCATGATggtgaatttattttatatgcccATTTTCCTCTCATTCTACTCATTTTCTAAATCTTTGCTCAAAGTTCTACTTGGTAcctgaaataaaattttagactatttctttaaaaaaatttatttcgttatgtatatacgtatgatgggagagggagaggaagtcgGGAAGAGAGGTGTAATGTATGTGGCAGGATGTGAAGATACTTGAGACAgatcagagatcagaagagggcagtggatcccctgaaactagagttgcagatggttgcaagccacttagtgtgggtcctctggaagagcagcaagcaatcTGAACTACAGAGACATCTTCAGACCTTCAATTGTGTTAAGAGggtaatttatatttttctttttaataattaattaatcaactTTAAGCCccagcctcagtttaccctccctcctctcctcctagtcttTCTTATCTACCGTCCCTCCCCAAccactcctccctttctcttcagaaaagggaaggcctcccatggatgtcaacccaccttggcatatcaagttgcagttaagactaggtgcatcttctcctctTGAGCTGGACAAAGCATTCAGGCTAGGAGAAAGAGATCTAAAGATAGGCAAGAGTCTGAGATAGCCtttgctcctgctgttaggagtcccacatgaagaccaagctgcagaAGTGTTACCCAtgt is a window encoding:
- the LOC127680061 gene encoding olfactory receptor 2A12-like, coding for MQDFLWRNRSSLTEFVLLGFSSDTRINGILFGVFLLLYLTTLLGNGLIITLIHLDSRLHTPMYFFLSVLSILDMGYVTTTVPQMLIHLVCEKKTISYVGCVAQMYIFLMLGITESWLFAIMAYDRYVAICHPLRYKVIMSPLLRGSLVAFCGFWGITCALIYTVSAMILPYCGPNEINHFFCEVPAVLKLACADTSLNDQVDFILGFILLLVPLSLIIVVYINIFAAILRIRSTQGRIKAFSTCVSHITVVTMFSIPCMVMYMRPGSESSPEEDKKLALFYNVISAFLNPIIYSLRNKDVKRAFLKVVGSSKGSG